From the genome of Leptotrichia trevisanii DSM 22070:
TTTAGATTTTTTGATGAAAATATTCTAGAAAATGTAGAAAAAATATTGGATAGAGCTTTGGGAATATTGCAAATTGCAGGACGGATGGAAAAAGTTGAGAAAATTAAAAATGTGTATTTGGATGTGGCACATAATGAGGATAGTGTTGAGGCTTTTGTAGATTATGTTAAAAAGAATTTTGATAATAGAAAAAAATTTTTTGTAGTTGGATTTTTAAAGGATAAGGAAGTGGAGAAATGTGTGAATCTTTTAAAAATAGCTGGAGATAATTTTATACTTACAGAGCCGAATAATGAAGAAAGAAAATTGGATTCAGAGATTTTAAAAAAATATTTTGAAGATAAAAAAATTGAAAATCCTAAAAATATTATAATTTCTGAAAAGAATATTGAGAAGGCTTTTTTGAAAGCGCTGGAATTGAGAGAGAATGAAGATGAGTGTATTTTTGTAGTGGGATCATTTTACTTGTTAGGGGAAGTAAAGAAGGCTATTGAAAAATATTTTTAATTTAATTAGAATAAAGATTTAAACAAAAAAATAGACATAATTATTTAAGAAGGGAAAGAAATAAAAAATGATTAAAATTAATGAAATTAAGAATAGGGATTCAAAAAATATTGTTATTGAATTTAATGGAAATAAAGAAGAACTGCGTAAATTTGAGAATTTTTTGGAAGAAAAAAATATTTTTTCATTTAATAAAAATGAAGGGATTACAACTATTTTTAAATATTCAGAATTAAAACAGTTAGTTGAACTTTTGAAAAAAGAAAACAGTTTTGAATTTGAAAATGGAATTGAAAAATTGGAAGAGATTTTACAAGGAAATAGATTGATTTGGAAAGGGAATAGGTTTGAGTTTGATTTGACGACTGAGTCGGTTATTTATTCGATTTTGAATATTACGCCAGATTCATTTTATGATGGTGGGAGAAATTCGAGTCTAGATAAGGTTTTGAAGCGAATTGAAGAAGATGTTAGAAATGGGGCTAAGATATTTGAATTTGGAGGGAAATCGTCGAAGCCTAATTTTGATGATATTTCGGCAGAAGAAGAGTGGAATCGGATTGAAAAATATATTGAGGCTGTGAAAAAGGAGTTTCCAGATATTGTGCTGGCTTTGGACAGTGATACTGAGGAAGTTATTGAAAAAGGGCTGGATGCGGGTATTGATATTATTAATGATTTTAATGGATTTACTTCGGAAGGGAAATTGAAATTGGTTGAAAAATATAAACCTGCATTGGTTGTTATGAATAATGGACGGTTTGATAAAATTCCAAACTTGAAAAATTATTTGGAAAATTATTTTGCTAAGCGGATAAAATCAATTTTAGAAACTGGAATTGAAAGAGAAAAAATTTCGATAGATCCAGGAGTTGGGTATTCTTCAAATAACAGTATGAATACACCTGAAGATATGGAAAGAATTAAATCGGTAAAATATTTGCGAGATATGAAATTACCAATTATGATTGCAATTTCAAGAAAAAGTTTTAATGAAAAAATATTTGGGCTGTCGCTGGAAGAAAGACTTATGGGAACATTAATATTTGAGAGTTTGATGGTGCAAGATGGTGGAAGGATTTTAAGAGTTCATGATGTAAAGGAAACTAGGGATATTTTGAATATGCTGGAAGTTTATAATAAAATTTAATTTTAAAAATAAATAAATTTTAATAGTTTTTAGAAATATTATGAACTAGAATTTAAAAAGGGAAATTTATGGAGTATGAAATTGTTGAATTAAAACAAAATAGAGTTTTCAAAGGTAAAGTAATTTACAATATAAATTTTTTAGATGAACAAATTGAAGCAAATAAAAGAAACATTAGAAAAGAAATGATGAAAAAAAAATGAAATAATTGATAGAATCGGAGAATATCAGACAGTTGTGTATAATAGAATGGTATATCAAGAATACGGCAAAATTATTCATTACGATTATTTTGTAGGATATGAAACAGAAAATAAAAATGAAAATATTGAAAAATTTGATTATAAAAAAGAACAATTTGAACGGGAATTTTTAAATCTAAATGGTAAATTTGCAAAATTTTGTTTATTTGGGAATCCTGAAAAAATAGTTCCCAAGTTTTGGAAAGAATTGGATAAATTGGAATTAAATAGAAAATATGATGTTGAATTTGAAGAATATATTCCCACTGATAATCCTAATTTTATGAAAATTAATATTTATGTTGCCCTTAGAAAATTAATAAAAGAAAATATAAAAATGGAAATTAATATGGAATGGAAGAATTATGAAAATAAGCTAGAACCGTTTATTACTATAATATCAAACGATAAAAATTATAAGAATTATTTAGATTGTTTTCTTGTTGATTATGGGGGATTTGAGTGGAATAGTTTAAATATATTAGATCAAATTAATGATTTAGTAGAGATAATAAAGGAGTTTGTAGAAGGTAAAAGAACAAAAGTTGATTTTATAAGAGAAACATTTTATATATTTAGTATTGATAAAAAAATTATAGAAATAGGTTTTAATTTTGATAATCAATTTTATGATACAGTCGCATTAGAAGACTTTTATAAAATAATAGTTGAATGGAAAAAATTTTTATACAGTATTCCTAATCAGAAAAATAAAATCTATTTTGAAATTAAGGAAAATAACTAAAAGGAGAACATTTTGAAAATAGAAAATATAAATTTCTTAAAAAAACATTTAGAAAATTTAGCAGAATATGAGCCTGAATTGAAAATAAAAATAGAAAAAATTTCGAAAATATTATCACAAATGAAAATAGAGGATTTAACGAACAGAAAGTCCAAAGTTCATTTGTCAGCGAGTGCTGTAGTTTTTAAGAATGATAAATGTTATTTTATAAAACATCCGTATTTAAAAACTATTTTACTGCCAGCAGGACACGTAGAAAAAGATGAAATACCTTTAGATACTGCTATCCGTGAATTTTCTGAAGAAACTGGTTTTTTTGCAAAAGTTGATGAAAATATGCAAAATATAGGATTGATAGATGTGAATATGATTGAGATTCCTGAGAATCCTGTAAAAAGTGAAGGGGAGCATATTCATATTGATTTTCGATATAAACTTGTTTTGGATGAAGAGAGAGAAGTTCAAAAGGCTGAGTTGGAATATTTTTTATTGACTGAGAATGAGGCTAATGAGGAATTTAAGGGGTATTATAAGTATTTAAATTGCTAAATTTTTTAGTTTTTATATATTTAATTTTGTAGAAACTTTAAGCATATAATTTCAAAATTGAAATAGAATTACTGCATATTTTGAAATGTTAAATTAGGAGAGATATTATGAAAGAATTTATGATTGATAGTTATTTGGAGGATATAAGAAAGAAAATACCTGCTTATGATTTAATGATTGAAATATTATTTAATTCTGTTTTAAAAGTTGAAACTAAAATTTTGCAAATCAAAAATATTTTATCAATAGGTGGACAAAGTTTAGAAATCAAAAATTTATCAGATATTTATAAAGATTCAAAAATAACAGTAGTAGAACCAAGTGAGATTATGATAAATATTGTAAAAAATGAATGTAATAATTTGAAAAATTTAGAGTATGTTTGTGATAAGTTTGAAAATTATACAAATAATAAAAATTTTCAGCTATGTTTATGTCTTTTAGTTTTGCAATTTGTTGACAATCCAAAAAAATTTTTGGAAAGAATTTATAGGAGTCTTGATAAAGATGGAATATTCATAATAAGTATTTTTTCAAATAGACAACTGGATTATTGGAAGGAATTTGCATTGACAAGAGGAGCAAGGAAAGAGCAAGTTGAGAAAACGTTTCGTAATCAATCTGGGGTAATGAATGTTTTATCTGCTGATTATGTTGAAAATTTATTAAAAGAAACTGGATTTTCTAAAATTGAGAAGGTTTGTGAGGTTCTTTCAGTGAGTATGTGGGCTGTGAGAAAATAAAGATTTATAGAAAATATTTAAATGAAAGGGAGTGTAAAAACTTCCTTTTTTTGCAATTATTCTGATTATATGGTAAGATAAAAGCAAAACAGGTGTGGAAAGTGAAGTAAATTATGAAAAATTATATAAAAAATATGAGTAAAAAAGATTTAGTGTTACTAAATATACGGAAAATGTATGATTCTTATGGATATAAAAAGATTTCTCTTCCGA
Proteins encoded in this window:
- the folP gene encoding dihydropteroate synthase is translated as MIKINEIKNRDSKNIVIEFNGNKEELRKFENFLEEKNIFSFNKNEGITTIFKYSELKQLVELLKKENSFEFENGIEKLEEILQGNRLIWKGNRFEFDLTTESVIYSILNITPDSFYDGGRNSSLDKVLKRIEEDVRNGAKIFEFGGKSSKPNFDDISAEEEWNRIEKYIEAVKKEFPDIVLALDSDTEEVIEKGLDAGIDIINDFNGFTSEGKLKLVEKYKPALVVMNNGRFDKIPNLKNYLENYFAKRIKSILETGIEREKISIDPGVGYSSNNSMNTPEDMERIKSVKYLRDMKLPIMIAISRKSFNEKIFGLSLEERLMGTLIFESLMVQDGGRILRVHDVKETRDILNMLEVYNKI
- a CDS encoding NUDIX domain-containing protein, whose protein sequence is MKIENINFLKKHLENLAEYEPELKIKIEKISKILSQMKIEDLTNRKSKVHLSASAVVFKNDKCYFIKHPYLKTILLPAGHVEKDEIPLDTAIREFSEETGFFAKVDENMQNIGLIDVNMIEIPENPVKSEGEHIHIDFRYKLVLDEEREVQKAELEYFLLTENEANEEFKGYYKYLNC
- a CDS encoding methyltransferase domain-containing protein, yielding MKEFMIDSYLEDIRKKIPAYDLMIEILFNSVLKVETKILQIKNILSIGGQSLEIKNLSDIYKDSKITVVEPSEIMINIVKNECNNLKNLEYVCDKFENYTNNKNFQLCLCLLVLQFVDNPKKFLERIYRSLDKDGIFIISIFSNRQLDYWKEFALTRGARKEQVEKTFRNQSGVMNVLSADYVENLLKETGFSKIEKVCEVLSVSMWAVRK